The Nitrosomonas sp. sh817 genome includes a window with the following:
- a CDS encoding flagellar hook-length control protein FliK translates to MIPSVPKIEIPHGTAPPIKPVTSITPVTAITPASSTVNEFIQGEKYQAVIEARLLNGNSQVLVAGQRLQMQLPEYLQPGHKLDLVFSSKEPNLKFLLLNALPPGTDENISISTAGRFLGNLIQDVLQQTATKPPPSSPAVSSSMPILTGNPINKTELPGLLQKTIVQSGLFYESHQAQWINGETKLENLQQEPQGKLMVLSMDSSPAKVGNTAALNSDMPVHSQIIPLIQQQLNTLETGHLLWRGEVWQGQLMEWEIDEHPQNDDNRNENESAEQWRTKIKLSMPQLGEVIATIRFNSQGLRISLHVSEADTASLLKINQAPFTADLKSAGLNIQSVEVQHNGTK, encoded by the coding sequence GTGATCCCTTCTGTCCCAAAAATCGAAATACCCCATGGTACTGCACCCCCAATAAAACCTGTTACATCCATAACACCGGTTACGGCAATTACTCCTGCTTCGAGTACCGTAAACGAATTTATACAAGGCGAAAAATATCAAGCAGTAATTGAAGCGCGATTACTCAATGGAAATTCGCAAGTTTTGGTAGCCGGTCAACGTCTGCAAATGCAATTACCTGAATACCTGCAACCAGGACATAAACTTGATCTCGTATTTAGTTCAAAAGAACCGAATTTAAAATTCCTCCTCCTTAATGCCCTTCCCCCTGGAACCGACGAAAACATATCAATCAGCACTGCAGGCCGATTTCTCGGTAATCTCATACAAGATGTTTTGCAACAAACCGCAACCAAACCACCCCCCAGTTCTCCTGCCGTCAGCAGCTCTATGCCTATTTTGACTGGAAATCCAATAAATAAGACCGAATTACCCGGTTTATTGCAAAAAACAATTGTTCAAAGTGGATTATTCTATGAATCACATCAAGCACAGTGGATCAATGGAGAAACAAAGCTTGAAAATTTACAACAAGAACCACAAGGAAAATTGATGGTGTTATCGATGGATTCATCGCCAGCAAAAGTAGGGAATACCGCAGCCCTTAATTCTGACATGCCTGTGCATAGCCAGATAATTCCGTTGATTCAACAGCAGCTTAACACGCTTGAGACTGGCCACTTATTATGGCGAGGAGAAGTCTGGCAAGGGCAATTGATGGAGTGGGAAATTGATGAACATCCACAAAACGATGACAATCGTAATGAAAATGAATCCGCCGAGCAATGGCGGACGAAAATAAAACTATCGATGCCGCAACTTGGTGAAGTTATCGCCACCATTAGATTCAATTCGCAGGGTCTTAGGATTAGCTTGCATGTTTCGGAAGCAGACACCGCCAGCCTTTTGAAGATCAATCAAGCACCGTTTACTGCAGATTTAAAATCGGCTGGATTGAATATCCAATCAGTTGAGGTTCAGCACAATGGGACGAAATGA
- the fliD gene encoding flagellar filament capping protein FliD, which produces MLSSPGIGSGLDINGIVSKLMQAESRPLTALDSKEAQQQTKLTAFGSLKGALSSFQNSLTALSSPAKFNAMTASIADNTLANVSATSAAVSGSHSIEIQTLAQAQKLKSANFSTTDATIGSGTLTIQFGTYSGGSFTLNPEKSAKSITISSGNSSLAGIRDAINQAKAGVTASIINDGSGNRLVIASNETGLSNALKITAIDSDSTNTDNAGLSQLVYDASTGGTTNLTQTTAASNASLIIDGIAISKASNKITDAIEGVTLDLLKANAGTTTTLNLTRDTAGINSAISSFVKAFNDLNKTIVDVSKYDAATKQASILTGDSTVRSVQTQIRKAISDPLTTAGGGLSLLSEVGISFQADGTLKFDSGKLTQVLNDPAKDVSTLFASVGRTSDSLVSFVSADSNTANGKYALNITQLATHGTAVGSTAAALTINTGINDSLNFTIDGVNTSITLAAGAYTPSSLAAEIQSRINGTSAISSAGLKVTVSESAGILTVTSNKYGSESSVKITGGNGETDLFGTSVETDGVDVAGTINGVIATGSGQTLTGAAESSGLILKVTGGSTGSRGDIDFAHGFAQKLNKIVDGMLKGKLIDSRIDGINASIKDIETQREKLQLRLENIEKRVRAQFTALDATIASMTQTSNFLQQQLSKLPSPTNN; this is translated from the coding sequence ATGCTTTCATCACCCGGAATTGGATCAGGTTTAGATATTAATGGCATCGTAAGCAAACTAATGCAAGCGGAAAGCCGTCCACTTACTGCTTTGGATAGCAAAGAAGCACAGCAACAAACAAAATTAACTGCGTTTGGTAGCCTGAAGGGTGCATTATCCTCATTTCAAAATAGCCTTACCGCACTTTCAAGTCCGGCAAAATTTAACGCAATGACGGCAAGTATTGCAGATAACACATTAGCTAATGTCAGTGCGACATCTGCGGCGGTAAGCGGGAGTCATTCGATCGAGATTCAGACTCTCGCACAAGCGCAAAAATTAAAATCTGCTAATTTTTCTACTACAGATGCAACCATCGGAAGCGGTACTCTTACCATACAATTTGGTACCTATAGCGGTGGCTCATTTACTCTCAATCCGGAGAAATCCGCGAAATCAATAACCATTTCTTCTGGAAACTCATCACTCGCAGGTATTCGAGATGCAATAAACCAAGCTAAGGCAGGAGTTACCGCCAGTATTATCAATGATGGTTCGGGTAATCGATTGGTAATCGCTTCTAACGAAACAGGTTTAAGCAATGCGCTGAAAATAACTGCCATCGATAGCGACTCAACCAATACTGATAACGCTGGATTATCACAGCTTGTATATGACGCTTCCACCGGCGGAACAACTAATTTAACCCAAACAACTGCAGCCAGTAATGCATCATTAATCATTGATGGCATTGCAATCAGTAAAGCCAGCAATAAAATCACAGATGCCATTGAAGGTGTCACACTGGATCTATTGAAAGCAAATGCCGGGACCACTACAACTTTAAATTTAACTCGAGATACTGCCGGTATTAATAGCGCAATATCTTCATTCGTTAAAGCTTTTAACGATCTTAATAAAACAATTGTCGATGTATCAAAATATGATGCCGCGACCAAACAGGCTTCCATCTTAACCGGAGATTCAACGGTTCGCTCAGTGCAAACCCAAATTCGCAAAGCCATTTCTGATCCATTGACTACAGCTGGAGGAGGCCTTAGTTTATTATCGGAAGTGGGCATTTCTTTCCAAGCTGACGGAACACTAAAATTTGACTCTGGTAAATTAACACAAGTACTGAACGATCCAGCTAAAGATGTTTCAACATTATTCGCTTCAGTGGGAAGAACAAGTGATAGTCTTGTTTCGTTTGTAAGCGCTGATTCAAATACAGCGAATGGCAAATATGCGCTAAATATTACTCAACTTGCGACACACGGCACGGCTGTTGGCAGCACTGCCGCAGCGTTGACTATCAACACGGGAATCAATGATTCATTAAATTTCACGATTGATGGAGTCAATACCAGTATTACGCTTGCAGCGGGTGCCTATACTCCATCCTCTCTCGCTGCGGAAATTCAATCCAGAATCAATGGAACATCTGCAATATCGTCAGCGGGATTAAAAGTTACAGTCAGTGAATCGGCTGGGATCTTGACAGTTACTTCTAATAAATATGGTTCCGAATCCTCTGTAAAAATAACTGGAGGTAACGGAGAAACAGATCTTTTTGGCACTTCCGTTGAAACCGATGGGGTCGATGTTGCGGGAACAATAAATGGTGTTATTGCAACCGGTTCCGGCCAGACGCTAACCGGCGCAGCAGAGAGTAGCGGGCTGATTCTTAAAGTCACCGGAGGCAGCACTGGTAGTCGTGGGGATATTGATTTTGCACACGGATTTGCTCAAAAATTAAACAAAATAGTTGATGGCATGCTGAAGGGAAAACTAATCGACAGTCGCATCGATGGTATTAATGCATCCATTAAAGACATTGAAACCCAACGTGAAAAATTACAGTTACGGCTCGAAAATATCGAAAAACGCGTACGCGCGCAATTCACCGCACTTGATGCAACAATCGCAAGTATGACCCAAACAAGCAATTTCTTGCAGCAACAACTATCTAAACTACCAAGCCCAACAAATAATTAA
- the fliS gene encoding flagellar export chaperone FliS gives MYTAGNSAISAYQRIGVETSVEAADPYKLILMLFEGAQEALNRAKMHMQLNEIAEKGRMISKAIMIIDHGLKASLDMNAGGDLAIKLQALYDYMTHQLLVANIQNNVEKITEVNKLLSELHSAWKEIGQFAETQKETLHVR, from the coding sequence ATGTATACCGCCGGGAACTCTGCCATCTCTGCCTACCAACGTATTGGCGTTGAAACAAGTGTTGAAGCTGCCGATCCTTACAAGCTTATCTTGATGCTGTTCGAAGGTGCGCAAGAGGCTCTGAATAGAGCAAAAATGCATATGCAGCTTAACGAAATTGCCGAAAAAGGACGAATGATCTCAAAAGCCATCATGATTATTGATCATGGCTTAAAAGCAAGTCTGGATATGAATGCTGGTGGAGATTTAGCCATAAAATTACAAGCACTGTATGATTACATGACACATCAGCTATTAGTCGCCAATATTCAGAACAACGTAGAAAAAATTACTGAGGTTAATAAGCTTTTATCTGAACTCCATAGCGCATGGAAGGAGATTGGGCAATTTGCTGAAACTCAAAAAGAAACTCTGCATGTTAGATAG
- the pdxA gene encoding 4-hydroxythreonine-4-phosphate dehydrogenase PdxA → MSEKFIPALALTAGEPAGIGPDLCVQIAQQPLPCKLVVIADGDMLLQRARQLKLPLKLIDDAAIAPAQHQPGDLQFMHVPLAEPAVAGKLNSANARYVLATLQQAVTACQTGIVHGMVTAPVHKGVINDAGIHFSGHTEYLAELTQSAVVMMLAGGNMRVALATTHLPLRAVADAIIADDIESKLRIIRKDLITRFNIDEPRIAVAGLNPHAGESGHLGREEIDVIIPVLDKLRSEGMQLIGPLPADTLFSPALLKHFDCVFAMYHDQGLPVLKHASFGEGVNITLGLPIIRTSVDHGTALELAGTGRAHTGSLLAAIESAVHLARNQALLSDQAA, encoded by the coding sequence ATGAGCGAAAAATTTATTCCCGCGCTGGCACTGACGGCAGGCGAGCCTGCCGGGATCGGTCCCGATTTATGCGTTCAAATTGCGCAACAACCATTACCGTGTAAATTGGTGGTGATCGCGGATGGTGACATGTTGCTGCAACGCGCGCGGCAACTGAAATTACCCTTGAAGCTTATTGACGATGCGGCGATTGCACCGGCTCAACACCAACCCGGCGATCTGCAATTTATGCATGTTCCATTAGCTGAACCGGCGGTAGCGGGAAAGTTAAATTCCGCTAACGCTCGTTATGTTTTGGCGACCTTGCAACAAGCGGTAACTGCCTGTCAAACGGGAATAGTGCATGGTATGGTAACGGCCCCTGTTCATAAAGGCGTGATTAATGATGCCGGCATCCATTTCTCAGGCCACACTGAATATTTAGCTGAATTGACGCAGAGCGCGGTGGTGATGATGCTGGCCGGTGGTAACATGCGAGTAGCATTGGCAACGACACATCTGCCGCTCAGAGCGGTTGCGGATGCTATCATTGCGGACGATATCGAAAGTAAATTGCGTATCATCCGGAAAGACCTGATAACACGTTTTAACATTGACGAACCTCGTATTGCCGTCGCAGGGCTTAATCCGCATGCGGGTGAATCGGGTCACTTGGGGCGAGAGGAAATCGATGTGATTATCCCGGTACTGGATAAGCTTCGTTCCGAAGGTATGCAGTTAATAGGTCCGCTACCTGCGGATACGTTGTTCAGCCCGGCGCTGTTGAAGCATTTTGATTGTGTTTTTGCGATGTACCACGATCAAGGCTTGCCCGTTTTAAAACACGCCAGCTTTGGCGAAGGTGTCAACATTACACTTGGATTACCCATCATTCGCACATCGGTTGATCACGGCACGGCTTTGGAATTGGCCGGCACCGGGCGTGCTCATACGGGAAGCTTGCTGGCAGCCATAGAATCAGCTGTGCATTTAGCGCGAAATCAGGCTCTGCTCAGTGATCAAGCGGCATAA
- a CDS encoding DMT family protein, protein MREIWQTILLLTMSNVFMTFAWYAHLKELNHKPWVIAALISWGIAFFEYMLQVPANRIGFTVLSVAQLKILQEVITLSVFVPFALLYLKEPLKLDYLWAALCMVGAVYFMFRAR, encoded by the coding sequence ATGCGTGAGATTTGGCAAACCATTCTGCTGCTGACCATGAGCAACGTGTTTATGACCTTTGCCTGGTACGCGCATTTAAAAGAGCTCAATCACAAGCCTTGGGTGATTGCTGCTTTGATCAGCTGGGGGATCGCATTTTTTGAATACATGTTACAGGTTCCCGCCAACCGGATCGGTTTTACGGTTTTATCCGTCGCACAACTTAAAATCCTGCAGGAAGTCATTACGCTGTCAGTGTTCGTGCCCTTTGCACTGTTGTATTTAAAAGAACCGCTGAAATTGGATTATTTATGGGCTGCATTGTGTATGGTTGGTGCGGTTTACTTTATGTTTCGTGCGCGATAA
- a CDS encoding flagellar brake protein — protein sequence MQISNQRSETSSVLEPTQFAQEENSENFRIHSEIDILFILREIMQANSLITVYPNYDSDFILSSILAIYPDKKQMIIDYGANEKCCQKALQSEKLAIVTTQNRVKIEFVCSQVRKLQFEGQDAFAVNIPESLLRIQRRSHFRITTPIAKPMKCVIPIPGTNANAEVALLDISCGGIAVIDQHPVINFEPGTVYNNCQIALPEIGTITVNIQVKNTYEITLRSGQNCFRAGCQFIELKGNMQTMIQRYIIKQEQIRKNK from the coding sequence ATGCAAATCTCGAATCAACGATCTGAAACTTCTTCAGTACTGGAACCGACCCAATTTGCTCAGGAAGAAAATAGTGAAAATTTCCGGATTCATTCGGAAATCGATATCCTTTTTATCCTTCGTGAAATCATGCAAGCAAATTCACTGATCACCGTCTATCCAAATTATGATAGCGATTTCATCTTATCATCCATCCTTGCAATTTATCCGGATAAAAAGCAGATGATCATTGATTACGGCGCTAATGAAAAATGTTGCCAAAAAGCGCTGCAGTCTGAAAAATTAGCAATAGTTACCACACAAAACCGGGTAAAAATAGAATTCGTTTGTAGTCAAGTCAGAAAACTACAGTTTGAAGGTCAGGATGCTTTTGCAGTCAACATACCTGAATCGCTCTTACGCATCCAGCGCCGGAGTCATTTCCGTATAACAACGCCGATTGCAAAACCAATGAAATGCGTTATTCCGATCCCCGGAACAAATGCTAACGCCGAAGTCGCGCTACTCGACATCAGTTGCGGCGGGATTGCTGTTATCGATCAGCACCCTGTCATCAACTTCGAACCTGGTACCGTTTATAACAACTGCCAGATTGCGCTTCCTGAAATAGGCACTATCACTGTCAACATTCAGGTAAAAAACACATATGAGATTACATTGCGAAGCGGCCAGAATTGCTTTCGTGCCGGCTGTCAATTTATTGAACTTAAAGGAAATATGCAGACAATGATACAACGTTACATCATAAAGCAAGAGCAAATAAGAAAAAATAAATGA
- a CDS encoding LPS-assembly protein LptD: MNIRISYSILILVFFLILPLTGWSKRPAQPVENEKKSIVKPQKKPVSIEADYIKGYYKQEIEATGNAVLHHGDNVLTADRMKYYEQSEDTEVEGNIRLERPKDVLQGKHLELNMQTEVGQLTEPRYSMKEGEGRGSGDILLFEGKDHYRVKKTSYTTCPEGNHDWYLRTKELEVDNKKEIGTAKHVQVVFKDVPILYSPWLDFSYSGQRKSGLLAPVAGYNARTGFDMGLPVYFNIAPNLDATVTPRIMTERGFLLSNEMRYIGSNNMNGHLLFDILPHDIHTNQTRWGVLYTHTQSLASGWRGFLNYNQVSDDRYFRELTPNLAQTSLTNLSQQGGFTYNGRLGNDGAVHFTGFAQRFQTLQDRFALFVSPYERLPHLALNATKYNVGKLDFEMQSSWTNFYHPTLVDGNRTILYPTVSAPLRNEYGYITPKFGLHYTHYNLAAPVDDKGENINRAVPIVSLDSGIAFDRQMKMGGRDFVQTLEPRLFYVYAPYRNQSYLPNFDSAINDFSFAQILTENRFSGGDRINDANRTVLALTSRFIEKETGIEHLRIAVGQQINFTDPRVSLPFPQVTSGRNDFVAAVSGRLTPTLSTDSNIQMDESRGWIEKVRSGVSYQPKPGKVLNFGYRFSREVLEQVDTSFQWPLYGNWHGVTRVNYSLKDDKILAGLAGLEYNACCWALRLVMQRLTTATQTTTTAFFVQLELKGLMGIGNNPLQVLQQSIPGYTSVH; encoded by the coding sequence ATGAATATACGAATTTCCTACAGTATACTCATCCTGGTATTTTTTCTGATTTTGCCACTGACCGGTTGGAGTAAGCGGCCCGCTCAACCAGTGGAGAATGAAAAAAAATCCATCGTCAAACCTCAAAAAAAGCCGGTGTCAATCGAAGCCGATTACATTAAAGGTTATTACAAACAAGAAATCGAAGCGACCGGTAATGCCGTGTTACATCACGGTGATAACGTGCTCACTGCCGATCGCATGAAGTACTATGAACAATCCGAGGATACCGAAGTAGAAGGGAATATCCGCCTGGAAAGACCTAAAGACGTGTTGCAAGGTAAGCACCTGGAATTGAATATGCAAACCGAGGTGGGGCAGCTGACCGAGCCGCGCTATTCGATGAAAGAGGGCGAGGGCCGTGGTTCCGGAGATATTTTATTGTTCGAGGGCAAGGATCATTACCGGGTGAAAAAAACCAGTTACACGACTTGCCCGGAAGGAAATCATGACTGGTATTTGCGTACCAAGGAACTGGAAGTCGACAACAAAAAAGAAATCGGTACCGCCAAACACGTGCAAGTGGTATTCAAAGACGTGCCGATTTTGTATTCACCCTGGTTGGATTTTTCCTACAGCGGACAGCGGAAATCGGGGTTACTCGCGCCGGTTGCCGGTTATAATGCCAGAACCGGCTTTGATATGGGTTTGCCGGTTTATTTCAATATTGCGCCGAATCTGGATGCTACCGTTACACCCCGCATCATGACCGAGCGCGGTTTCTTGCTCAGTAATGAAATGCGGTATATCGGCAGCAATAATATGAATGGCCATTTGCTATTCGATATCCTTCCGCATGACATTCATACCAATCAAACCCGTTGGGGTGTTTTGTACACGCACACGCAAAGTCTCGCCAGCGGCTGGCGAGGTTTTTTGAACTATAATCAGGTATCCGATGATCGCTATTTCCGCGAACTGACTCCGAACCTGGCGCAAACCAGCTTGACTAACCTGTCGCAACAGGGCGGTTTTACGTATAACGGGCGGTTGGGAAATGATGGCGCGGTGCATTTCACCGGCTTTGCGCAGCGTTTCCAGACGCTGCAGGATCGGTTTGCATTGTTTGTTTCTCCCTACGAGCGATTACCGCATCTGGCCTTAAACGCGACCAAATATAATGTCGGGAAATTGGATTTTGAAATGCAGAGCAGTTGGACAAACTTTTATCATCCGACACTGGTCGATGGTAACCGGACGATCCTGTATCCCACTGTCAGCGCACCGCTGCGGAATGAATACGGCTATATCACACCAAAGTTCGGTTTGCATTACACGCATTATAATCTTGCCGCGCCGGTCGACGACAAAGGGGAAAACATCAATCGTGCTGTTCCGATTGTAAGTTTGGACAGCGGCATTGCGTTTGACCGTCAAATGAAAATGGGTGGTAGAGATTTTGTGCAAACCTTGGAACCGCGTTTGTTTTATGTTTATGCGCCTTATCGTAACCAAAGCTATTTGCCGAATTTCGATTCCGCGATCAATGACTTCAGCTTCGCCCAGATTCTGACCGAGAATCGTTTTAGCGGCGGCGACCGGATTAATGATGCGAACCGGACGGTGCTGGCTTTGACATCGCGATTTATTGAAAAGGAAACGGGTATCGAGCACTTGCGTATTGCCGTGGGTCAGCAAATCAATTTTACCGATCCGCGAGTTAGTTTGCCTTTTCCGCAAGTTACCAGCGGCAGAAATGATTTTGTCGCCGCCGTGTCGGGCCGTTTGACACCGACGCTCAGCACCGATTCCAATATTCAGATGGATGAATCCAGAGGCTGGATAGAAAAAGTCCGGAGTGGCGTTAGTTACCAGCCGAAGCCAGGGAAAGTGCTCAATTTCGGCTATCGTTTTTCCCGCGAAGTACTGGAACAGGTTGATACTTCTTTTCAGTGGCCGCTGTACGGGAACTGGCATGGTGTGACGCGGGTCAATTATTCGCTGAAGGATGACAAGATTCTGGCTGGGTTAGCCGGTCTCGAGTATAACGCCTGCTGTTGGGCGCTCAGACTGGTGATGCAACGCTTGACCACAGCGACACAGACGACTACCACGGCATTTTTTGTACAATTGGAACTGAAGGGGTTGATGGGAATCGGCAACAATCCATTGCAAGTATTGCAACAGAGTATTCCGGGTTACACCAGCGTTCATTGA
- the rsmA gene encoding 16S rRNA (adenine(1518)-N(6)/adenine(1519)-N(6))-dimethyltransferase RsmA — MKRHNPRKRFGQNFLIDQSVIAQIISEIHPQKADRIIEIGPGLGALTRPLLRMVDHLDVIEIDRDISAWLHHELASEKLTIFTSDALKFDFSSLGRKLRIIGNLPYNISTPLLFHLSQFAENIHDMHFMLQKEVVERMVGAPDTSQYGRLSVMLQYRFDMAYVIEVSPESFNPVPKVESAVVRMIPKKDSVITAANDDLFSRIVIAAFSQRRKTLRNALYHYLKPEDFIALEIDPGVRAENLSVEKFVAIANHLNQKD; from the coding sequence ATCAAGCGGCATAATCCACGCAAGCGGTTTGGTCAGAATTTTTTAATCGATCAATCGGTTATCGCGCAAATAATCTCAGAAATTCATCCCCAGAAGGCTGATCGGATTATTGAAATTGGCCCTGGCTTAGGTGCGTTAACCAGACCGTTACTCCGGATGGTCGATCATCTGGATGTGATTGAAATTGATCGTGATATTTCGGCTTGGCTTCATCACGAGCTTGCATCGGAGAAATTGACCATTTTTACGTCGGATGCGCTTAAATTCGATTTCTCAAGTTTAGGCAGAAAGTTAAGAATCATCGGAAATCTGCCTTACAATATCTCGACGCCTTTGTTATTTCATTTGAGCCAATTTGCAGAAAACATACACGACATGCACTTTATGTTGCAAAAGGAAGTCGTTGAGCGAATGGTTGGAGCGCCTGATACTTCTCAGTATGGCCGGCTCTCGGTAATGTTGCAGTATCGTTTCGATATGGCGTATGTTATTGAGGTTTCGCCTGAGTCTTTCAATCCGGTGCCTAAAGTTGAATCAGCCGTGGTTCGCATGATCCCAAAGAAGGATTCGGTTATAACAGCCGCGAATGATGATTTGTTTTCAAGAATAGTTATAGCGGCATTTTCTCAGCGGCGTAAGACACTGCGTAATGCTTTGTATCATTATTTGAAGCCGGAAGATTTTATAGCGTTGGAGATTGACCCCGGCGTTCGTGCTGAAAATTTATCTGTGGAAAAATTTGTTGCGATTGCAAACCATTTGAACCAAAAGGATTGA
- a CDS encoding peptidylprolyl isomerase: MHKRFCSCIFLLIISSFSISVSAQELAFVPAARPINHIVAVVNEDVVTRQELDEAIKMTVARLQQQGMRIPEQQALENQVLESVITKHIQLQHAKEVGLSVAESEVDETIQRIAEDNKLSLPEFYAALENEGVSYGKFREEIRDEMIMTRLKDREVKNQVNVTEGEVDNYLQTQEASSDGQEEFRLAHIMVLVTENMNSSQIEQRAERAEMALAKLKEGTDFAQVAAEFSDAADAKTGGIIEWRPVAQLGPSFAQLLESMQLDEITPVIQSPNGFHIFKLLGRRAQEVPTVIIDQTHTRHILIKINELTSENEGRQKILAIKERLDNGENFEEVAKLYSEDSSASAGGDLGWLSPGDTVPDFERTMNELLPGQISEPVRTQFGWHLIQVLERRSQDISLDRRRQAARHAIRTRKADVVIQEWLRQLRDQAYVEYRLDEEL; the protein is encoded by the coding sequence ATGCATAAGAGATTCTGTTCCTGCATTTTTCTTCTTATTATCAGCAGCTTTTCTATTTCTGTCAGTGCCCAAGAATTGGCTTTTGTTCCAGCCGCCAGACCAATTAATCATATTGTCGCGGTGGTCAACGAAGACGTTGTCACCCGCCAAGAGCTAGACGAAGCCATTAAGATGACGGTTGCCCGGTTGCAGCAGCAGGGCATGCGCATACCCGAGCAGCAGGCTCTGGAAAATCAAGTATTAGAGTCAGTGATCACCAAACACATCCAACTTCAACATGCTAAAGAAGTCGGTTTGTCGGTGGCCGAAAGCGAAGTGGATGAGACTATTCAACGCATTGCCGAGGATAATAAGCTGTCGCTTCCCGAATTTTATGCCGCGCTGGAAAATGAAGGTGTCAGTTATGGCAAATTTCGTGAGGAAATCCGTGATGAAATGATTATGACACGGCTTAAGGATAGAGAAGTTAAGAATCAAGTGAACGTGACGGAAGGGGAAGTCGATAATTATTTACAAACTCAAGAAGCGAGCAGTGACGGTCAGGAAGAATTCCGGTTGGCTCATATCATGGTTCTGGTTACGGAGAATATGAATAGCAGTCAAATCGAGCAAAGGGCTGAGCGAGCGGAAATGGCACTGGCAAAGCTGAAAGAAGGCACGGATTTTGCACAAGTAGCGGCGGAATTTTCGGATGCTGCGGATGCCAAGACCGGTGGAATTATCGAATGGCGGCCGGTTGCTCAATTAGGACCATCTTTTGCGCAACTGCTGGAGTCAATGCAACTGGATGAGATTACACCAGTGATTCAGAGTCCGAATGGTTTTCACATTTTTAAATTATTGGGCAGGCGTGCCCAGGAAGTGCCGACAGTCATTATCGATCAAACCCACACTCGTCATATACTGATAAAAATTAACGAACTGACGTCGGAGAACGAAGGGAGGCAGAAAATTCTTGCGATTAAAGAACGATTGGATAATGGCGAAAACTTTGAGGAAGTCGCCAAGCTTTATTCCGAAGATTCCAGCGCTTCCGCCGGTGGTGATCTCGGTTGGCTCTCACCGGGTGATACCGTGCCTGATTTCGAACGCACGATGAATGAATTGTTGCCGGGGCAGATCAGTGAGCCTGTGCGGACACAATTCGGCTGGCATCTGATCCAGGTGCTGGAACGCCGTTCGCAGGACATCAGTCTTGACCGGCGCCGTCAGGCAGCGCGGCACGCAATACGCACCCGGAAGGCCGATGTGGTGATTCAGGAATGGTTGAGGCAATTACGTGACCAGGCCTATGTGGAATACCGTTTGGACGAAGAATTATGA
- a CDS encoding flagellar protein FliT, with product MNNSQTLMTYNAILATTGKMLIAAQNSEWDQLTKLEKECRQLTDSLIKNDPDPILDEELLQKKIKIIHQILADDAQIKAITEPWLKKLEGMLNTRDRTYSLQQAYQSII from the coding sequence ATGAACAACTCTCAAACACTGATGACTTATAACGCAATACTCGCCACTACCGGAAAAATGCTTATTGCTGCACAAAATAGCGAATGGGATCAATTGACCAAGCTTGAGAAAGAGTGCAGACAATTGACCGACTCATTAATTAAAAATGACCCGGATCCCATCCTGGATGAAGAACTACTTCAAAAAAAAATAAAAATAATCCATCAAATCCTGGCCGATGACGCTCAAATTAAAGCGATCACAGAACCTTGGTTAAAAAAACTTGAAGGCATGCTTAATACAAGAGACCGGACATACAGCTTACAACAAGCCTATCAGTCCATCATCTAA
- a CDS encoding EscU/YscU/HrcU family type III secretion system export apparatus switch protein, translating to MGRNESHLTAVALAYREGQVAPKVVAKGRGLIAQEIIKRAKEAGIYVHESSDLVSLLMQVDLDDRIPPQLYVAVAELLAWLYRLERGKTNPLSMHDTDSMQNNPGK from the coding sequence ATGGGACGAAATGAATCACATCTGACCGCAGTTGCTCTCGCATACCGGGAAGGGCAAGTTGCACCCAAAGTGGTTGCTAAAGGTCGGGGCTTGATTGCTCAAGAAATTATTAAACGTGCAAAGGAAGCAGGCATCTATGTTCATGAATCCAGTGATTTGGTTTCATTGTTGATGCAAGTAGACTTAGATGATCGCATTCCTCCACAACTTTATGTTGCCGTTGCAGAACTGCTTGCGTGGCTCTATCGCTTAGAGCGAGGAAAGACAAATCCATTATCTATGCATGATACTGATTCAATGCAAAATAATCCGGGGAAATAA